From one Trifolium pratense cultivar HEN17-A07 linkage group LG1, ARS_RC_1.1, whole genome shotgun sequence genomic stretch:
- the LOC123923097 gene encoding protein SODIUM POTASSIUM ROOT DEFECTIVE 2-like isoform X1, which produces MKRMDIFCASQASTAICLSMEQASCSSSNTIQLGGRVIDRHNPIINDSRRSTSKTITAPCSSSQLPIDPKKKTLSSSSSSKPSNGHNMENGTKVYEEKKKSTAEEKVTEHVNKSYYSKPIDFILKRRSIKLPADSITPHGSTRSLLSDTAFLDASTDNDPVLALTKVDNKKAEIVGQDESNPASKLSNSSSPKSGSPDQLQVVVLWVSLHCRACEGKVRKHLTRMQGVSSFNIDFAAKKVTVVGDVTPFSVLESISKVKNAQFWPKVGSDIKQTKFI; this is translated from the exons ATGAAAAGAATGGACATTTTCTGTGCTTCTCAAGCCTCAACAGCAATATGTCTTAGCATGGAACAAGCTTCATGCTCATCTTCCAATACTATTCAACTTGGAGGCAGAGTCATTGATCGCCACAACCCTATTATCAATGATTCAAGAAGAAGCACTTCAAAAACTATAACTGCTCCATGTTCTTCTTCTCAGCTACCTATTGATCCCAAGAAAAAAACcttgtcttcttcttcttcttccaagcCAAGTAATGGACACAACATGGAAAATGGAACTAAAGTTTatgaggaaaagaagaaaagtaCAGCAGAAGAAAAGGTTACCGAGCATGTCAACAAGAGTTACTATTCTAAGCCAATTGATTTCATTCTGAAAAGGAGATCCATTAAGTTACCTGCTGATTCAATCACTCCACATGGTTCAACTAGATCTTTACTTAGTGACACAGCTTTTTTAGATGCTTCCACAGATAATGATCCTGTTTTGGCATTAACTAAGGTTGATAATAAAAAGGCTGAAATTGTTGGTCAAGATGAATCTAATCCTGCATCTAAACTCTCTAATTCTTCTTCTCCAAAATCGGGTTCGCCAGACCAG CTGCAGGTTGTAGTACTTTGGGTTTCTTTGCATTGCAGAGCATGTGAAGGGAAGGTGAGGAAACACCTCACTAGAATGCAAG GAGTTAGCTCATTCAACATAGATTTTGCTGCAAAGAAGGTGACAGTAGTGGGAGATGTGACTCCATTTAGTGTCTTGGAAAGCATATCAAAGGTGAAGAATGCACAATTTTGGCCAAAAGTTGGATCTgacatcaaacaaacaaaattcatCTAA
- the LOC123923097 gene encoding protein SODIUM POTASSIUM ROOT DEFECTIVE 3-like isoform X2, with protein MKRMDIFCASQASTAICLSMEQASCSSSNTIQLGGRVIDRHNPIINDSRRSTSKTITAPCSSSQLPIDPKKKTLSSSSSSKPSNGHNMENGTKVYEEKKKSTAEEKVTEHVNKSYYSKPIDFILKRRSIKLPADSITPHGSTRSLLSDTAFLDASTDNDPVLALTKVDNKKAEIVGQDESNPASKLSNSSSPKSGSPDQVVVLWVSLHCRACEGKVRKHLTRMQGVSSFNIDFAAKKVTVVGDVTPFSVLESISKVKNAQFWPKVGSDIKQTKFI; from the exons ATGAAAAGAATGGACATTTTCTGTGCTTCTCAAGCCTCAACAGCAATATGTCTTAGCATGGAACAAGCTTCATGCTCATCTTCCAATACTATTCAACTTGGAGGCAGAGTCATTGATCGCCACAACCCTATTATCAATGATTCAAGAAGAAGCACTTCAAAAACTATAACTGCTCCATGTTCTTCTTCTCAGCTACCTATTGATCCCAAGAAAAAAACcttgtcttcttcttcttcttccaagcCAAGTAATGGACACAACATGGAAAATGGAACTAAAGTTTatgaggaaaagaagaaaagtaCAGCAGAAGAAAAGGTTACCGAGCATGTCAACAAGAGTTACTATTCTAAGCCAATTGATTTCATTCTGAAAAGGAGATCCATTAAGTTACCTGCTGATTCAATCACTCCACATGGTTCAACTAGATCTTTACTTAGTGACACAGCTTTTTTAGATGCTTCCACAGATAATGATCCTGTTTTGGCATTAACTAAGGTTGATAATAAAAAGGCTGAAATTGTTGGTCAAGATGAATCTAATCCTGCATCTAAACTCTCTAATTCTTCTTCTCCAAAATCGGGTTCGCCAGACCAG GTTGTAGTACTTTGGGTTTCTTTGCATTGCAGAGCATGTGAAGGGAAGGTGAGGAAACACCTCACTAGAATGCAAG GAGTTAGCTCATTCAACATAGATTTTGCTGCAAAGAAGGTGACAGTAGTGGGAGATGTGACTCCATTTAGTGTCTTGGAAAGCATATCAAAGGTGAAGAATGCACAATTTTGGCCAAAAGTTGGATCTgacatcaaacaaacaaaattcatCTAA